Proteins encoded in a region of the Microtus ochrogaster isolate Prairie Vole_2 chromosome 19, MicOch1.0, whole genome shotgun sequence genome:
- the Enc1 gene encoding ectoderm-neural cortex protein 1, with protein sequence MSVSVHENRKSRASSGSINIYLFHKSSYADSVLTHLNLLRQQRLFTDVLLHAGNRTFPCHRAVLAACSRYFEAMFSGGLKESQDSEVNFDNSIHPEVLELLLDYAYSSRVIINEENAESLLEAGDMLEFQDIRDACAEFLEKNLHPTNCLGMLLLSDAHQCTKLYELSWRMCLSNFQTIRKNEDFLQLPQDMVVQLLSSEELETEDERLVYESAMNWISYDLKKRYCYLPELLQTVRLALLPAIYLMENVAMEELITKQRKSKEIVEEAIRCKLKILQNDGVVTSLCARPRKTGHALFLLGGQTFMCDKLYLVDQKAKEIIPKADIPSPRKEFSACAIGCKVYITGGRGSENGVSKDVWVYDTLHEEWSKAAPMLVARFGHGSAELKHCLYVVGGHTAATGCLPASPSVSLKQVEHYDPTTNKWTMVAPLREGVSNAAVVSAKLKLFAFGGTSVSHDKLPKVQCYDQCENRWTVPATCPQPWRYTAAAVLGNQIFIMGGDTEFSACSAYKFNSETYQWTKVGDVTAKRMSCHAVASGNKLYVVGGYFGIQRCKTLDCYDPTLDVWNSITTVPYSLIPTAFVSTWKHLPS encoded by the coding sequence ATGTCAGTCAGCGTGCATGAGAACCGCAAGTCCAGGGCCAGCAGCGGCTCCATCAATATCTACCTGTTTCATAAGTCTTCCTATGCAGACAGTGTCCTCACTCACTTGAACCTTCTGCGACAGCAGCGGCTCTTCACGGACGTCCTTCTCCATGCAGGAAACAGGACCTTCCCTTGCCACCGGGCAGTGCTGGCTGCGTGCAGCCGCTACTTTGAAGCCATGTTCAGTGGTGGCCTGAAAGAGAGCCAGGACAGCGAAGTCAACTTCGACAATTCCATTCACCCAGAAGTCTTAGAGCTGCTTCTCGACTATGCATACTCTTCCCGGGTcatcatcaatgaagaaaatgccgaGTCGCTCCTGGAAGCTGGCGACAtgctggagttccaggacatccgaGACGCATGTGCAGAATTTCTGGAAAAGAACCTGCATCCCACCAACTGCCTGGGTATGCTGCTGCTGTCCGATGCCCACCAGTGCACCAAGCTGTATGAACTCTCCTGGAGAATGTGTCTCAGCAATTTCCAGACCATCCGGAAGAACGAAGATTTCCTCCAGCTGCCCCAGGACATGGTTGTGCAGCTCCTGTCCAGTGAAGAGCTGGAGACGGAAGACGAAAGGCTTGTGTATGAGTCTGCCATGAACTGGATTAGCTATGACCTGAAGAAGCGCTACTGCTACCTCCCTGAACTGTTGCAGACCGTGAGGCTGGCCCTCCTTCCTGCCATCTATCTCATGGAGAACGTAGCCATGGAGGAACTCATCACCAAGCAGAGGAAGAGTAAGGAGATTGTGGAAGAGGCCATCCGGTGCAAGCTGAAAATCTTGCAGAACGATGGCGTGGTGACCAGCCTCTGTGCCCGCCCTCGGAAAACCGGCCACGCCCTCTTCCTCCTAGGAGGACAGACTTTCATGTGTGACAAACTGTACTTGGTAGACCAGAAGGCTAAAGAAATCATTCCCAAGGCCGACATCCCCAGCCCGAGGAAAGAGTTCAGTGCGTGCGCAATTGGCTGCAAAGTGTACATTACCGGGGGACGGGGATCCGAAAATGGAGTCTCAAAAGATGTCTGGGTTTATGATACCCTGCACGAGGAGTGGTCCAAGGCTGCCCCCATGCTGGTGGCCAGGTTCGGTCATGGGTCTGCTGAACTTAAGCACTGCCTGTATGTGGTTGGTGGGCACACGGCTGCCACTGgctgcctcccagcctccccctcaGTCTCTCTAAAGCAAGTAGAACATTACGACCCCACGACCAACAAATGGACCATGGTTGCCCCGCTCCGAGAAGGCGTCAGCAATGCTGCTGTCGTGAGCGCCAAACTCAAGCTGTTTGCTTTTGGAGGTACCAGCGTAAGTCATGACAAGCTCCCCAAAGTTCAGTGTTACGATCAGTGTGAGAACAGGTGGACGGTACCGGCCACCTGTCCCCAGCCCTGGCGTTACACAGCGGCAGCTGTGCTGGGGAACCAGATCTTTATTATGGGCGGCGATACAGAGTTCTCTGCCTGCTCTGCTTACAAATTCAATAGTGAGACTTACCAGTGGACTAAGGTGGGCGATGTGACAGCCAAGCGCATGAGCTGCCATGCCGTGGCCTCCGGGAACAAGCTGTATGTGGTGGGAGGCTACTTCGGCATCCAGCGCTGCAAGACTTTGGACTGTTACGATCCGACTTTAGATGTGTGGAATAGCATAACCACTGTCCCGTACTCCCTGATCCCCACCGCGTTCGTCAGCACCTGGAAACATCTGCCTTCTTAA